The DNA sequence CCTATAGGGCTTTGAAGTCCACTCGCCCCTGCAAGTGGGCTTCTTttgttcaattaaaaataaaaatagatttttaattacataaaattaatttttatgttaagaaaattaaaataaaataacactataatttaatgatgatctatttgaatattaatttgaaactttaaaattaatgttatatgtaaatattttatatttttatgtattttaattaaattgaaaattaattaaattaaattttataataaataaattaaaatagaaactgaaagtaaattaaatagcGAAACTATGAATAGTGaaggaaaaagataaattaaaaatgaaggaTTGTAAGTGTTATCTCGTAACTAAAAGATTTATTACAAAGTAGTATAtggtccatgaattaatagtgattgagattgaataaaaaatgattggCTTTATAGATTACCATAGTTATATATACAAGGACATGATGGGCATATTTGAGAAAAGggaaattgtaaaaataaaaaatgagttatgGAAGGTAAACCAAAACCCACGTACAACTGAAACaaaactcatttcattttccccCAACCTCCAACTCTTCTAGAAGCTCTTGACAGAAACACACATAATGATCTCAACAAGTTGGAGCACCAAATTCAAATGTATATAAAGTACAACCACCAccacaatttttattactccatatgcTTACAAAATAAACCCCACCTTAGTTTCACATATATGTACCTAACTTCGGACCTGTTTATCTTATCCACATCACGTTGTTCtatacatgaaatattttccaaAAGTTCGAAACTTACATTTATGCAACTCCATTTTTAGTTGAAGATGGgcataatgatataaaaattttaaatttcgtgatcatataaaaatactaacaaaaaaaaaatactccctccctctgtcccacgattaagagtcacactttttcatttcggtccatccccaattaagaatcatacttcatttttactataaatagtaggTAGatcccacattctactaactcaattcactcacattttattataaaattaagataaaaaatggatcctacattccactaactttttcaatcaacttttctttatactcgtgcccggtcaaagtgtgactcttaaccggggatgaagggagtaaatAACAGGGAGGTGGTTGTTGAAATCCGGGCGTGAATCTAATTCTAGGAAAGGGACTGAActtgattttgaattgatttattttcttagtcTTTCTAACAATACATCACTactctaatttaattaaatgcactTACTTTGCACCTACCTGAATGTCACCTTTAGTTAATAGAAgtatgtaaattaaataactacGTGACACACCTAAGCTAAATGATAACGTTGTCGTACTATAATAGAAATAGATGATGCTTCATATCACCATGAGATGCCAccacacactctctctcacCTCTCCCACCAACCCACATCtagaagctctctctctctctctctttatataTAAGGCCACATCAAGGAGTCCTAAGGGCCGGCCTTGATGCTCAAGCACACCAAGCAAGGTTGGGCATTGACACAATCACTATAATCAATTGTACCCCATAAAAAGAATggttttacaaaattaaaggaGGATCATATTCATAGTACAAGTTTGGTGGGCATGGGAAGGTCTCCTTGCTGTGAGAAGGCTCACACAAACAAAGGCGCATGGACTAAAGAAGAAGACGATCGGCTCGTGGCCTACATCCGCGCCCACGGCGAGGGCTGCTGGCGCTCCCTCCCCAAGGCTGCCGGCCTCCTCCGCTGCGGCAAGAGCTGCCGCCTCCGCTGGATCAACTACCTCCGCCCCGATCTCAAGAGGGGCAACTTCTCCCAACAAGAAGACGAACTCATCATCAAACTTCACAGCCTTCTCGGCAACAAGTAGTAACTActcctactttttttaaataattcaccacTTTTATTAGTAATCATGAATTAGTTAATTTGGTGCAGGTGGTCTCTTATAGCGGGGAGGTTGCCAGGGCGGACAGACAACGAGATCAAGAACTACTGGAACACGCACATCAGAAGAAAGCTCGTGAGCCGAGGAATTGATCCGACGACGCATCGCCCCATGAATGAGGCTTCAGCATCTCAACAAAGCAAAGAAGAGAGTAGTGAAAAGTGCCCAGATTTGAATCTTGATCTGAGAATCAGCCCTCCACATCAGCAGCAGAAGCAAGAAGCCTTCAAAATGGGCACGAGTAGTAGTACCTTGTGCTTCGCTTGTAGTCTCGGCATCCAAAATAGCAAAGATTGCAGCTGCACAAATGCTACTAATTCTcgatatgattttttatctGGAGTTTTGGATTGTAGAAGATTGGAGATGAAATGAACCGTCTTAGGAGTATTTCATTTCGTTTAATTAACACTTATTAATCTAGGTACATCCCACTATTTTTCCTACTGTAAATGTATTGATCACGACCAATTTAAGGCACATTTTGCAGAGATATTATTATGGGATGTGGATTTTCAAATCTACTTTCTGCAGAAAGTAGGTGTGGATCATGAATAtgttagtactactactaaatacGATCCAGTTTGGTTCACATAATAAAGTAGTAACATGATTCGGTGGTCCGAAATCTCATTCAATTTTGGTCTtgacaaaattgaatttggtAGCTTAAATTTTATAGATATGATCTACTAGAATATTTGCATCTTGAATTTTAGTCTCATAAGCTagtttttttctgaaattggGGTTTGGTCTCTaatagataaagtaaaatgtttttatctttattgATATGGAGTTAGTTGTGTAGATTGATGATATTAGGAGATAAGattcaatatttatgaatagTGGTAGGTTCTTTTTGTGGTGGATTTGGCATCTTTGATATGGATGGTGTGAAGAATCATGTGACTTGGAGAATTTCAAGAGCTAAAAGAAAGACCATTTTCTGttcattactttttctttttctaaatttagatTCCTTTTTGTTGTTTGTCCTCTTTAGCAAAAGATATTAATGCGGGAACGGATAAGCTGTGAGAGGATGAGAAgcaaagaagaggaagaagaggtgCTCACCCTATCTCTTcaagtttatatatattcttgtttcataattttacttataattatgtttatttggATATACAATCTACACACTCTTTTTGacccaaaaaaataatctacTTTTACCTTAGATCTCTCCTTCATAATTAGttaaccttttatttttaaaaatttttacatcacatattatattgttaatCATGTGAAATTTACTATCAACTAATACTGCTTCTACTAACAATGTTTCAACTTTCATTCAACTATGAAGTACTTCCCTGGAGGAAAATTTCACAATCATCATCCAAGCCAAtctataaagaaaatatattgataGCAATACATATGATTCTTTCAAAAtagcataaattttttatagtagtaataaagtACTACATGACATTCATAATGCCTACCTGCCTAGCATTGTATACCGTATAATTTTAGCTTTATAAATTCACAATACACTCTAGATTTACtcactatatttataaaaaaaatatcaccgtattttttaatttattgtcctatataattttgttttgacgGTCTTAGACCCTTATATCCTAATCCTGGTTTTCAGAAACCACTTTGAGAGGTTAGCatcatattcaattataaacaataaaaatggaTTATTTAAGTTGAATGGAAGATTCTTTTTCTGTTGCTAGTTTCAATAAAAGTGTAATCTTAATATTTGTTGGGTGCAATGGTCTCTCATTCTCTTTCAGTTGGAGTAGGTGAGAGTGTtgagaatttatttaaattacatttcaatttttaacaCGTGAAAGATAGACAGGTTGAACGTTTAAAGGAacaaatgtatttttattgttgtatATGAATTacaaagagagaaagaaaaaaattaatcacgtCCTCCCAAAATCCCTGCCTTTTTCACGTGAAAAACAAACTTTGTCAAAACAACATAATCTATTGCTATAACTAGGAGATGGCACATTTTGGATCCTTTAATACTATTGATTCCAATTGTCAATGCGTATCTTATACAACTTCTATATTAGTGATCTTCCCGTCAGTCGTCACATTACAGGGGGCATGTTCGCGACGGAACCAGTTGCAGGTGGACGGCCGTGCGCGCGCATAAGGGAGACTAGCTCTATATTGATAGGATATCAAAATACAAACGGCTAACTTGGTGTCTTTCATCTCTTATATGTTATTAGTTCGTTTTATCggttaaaaaaatgtgaagcGTAAGTATTTTCTTCCTATAGTTAGTATTTAAgcatttttaaagaatatgtAATATCCAactcaaataatcaaaaatatttgtacatatatatatggtctcATTCGATTTCTCCACTATTGCTTATGACTAGAGACTGTATTTATTCTTATCTCTtgttcaattttctttttcaaaaacttGGGCCACTAACAATATATCTCAATTGTGTCCATAATGCTAAGATTACAATGGTCTTGCAATTATTCATCCCACCCCACATTTGCAactatttaatcataaataaagtCTGTTTTCAGTTTATCTTataatattactctctccgtcgtcaaagaatatgcactttggatGCCATAtagattttaatgtaaaattagtaaagtaaaagagaggtagaaagaaaagtaattaaaatattgttagtggagaatgggtctcacctcattagagagaaagacatttcaaaattagaaagtacatatttttgtgagacggactaaaactgaaaaaatgcatattcttatagaatggagggaatatatattagtattactattttttttaacatactCAATGGACACGCTGAAAATCAAAACAACTGTTAGGAACGTAATACAAAGAGGTGTTTTGCATTATGATCTAAACTACTAGTAGTATGTTTAGTCTAAAACTCCATCTACCGACCCATTTTCTTTGCTTTTACGAGCTAGATGGAAGTCTAAAACCTTAAAAGATCTGATACATGACGGTGTAAATACTAACTCTAAACCTCaatgattataaatttgagttatccctccgtcccattgaagatgacccactttcctttgtAGTTTGTtccaaccaagatgacccattacttaaaatgaaaacacttttatctctactttatttcatctctcttactttactctctcttctctacacacaaaataaagttgtataaaatctcgtgccgcccaTGAAAGggatcatcttccttgggacggagggagtaccatatACTATATACTAGACTGTTGAGTTAAATTGTTGAATTAATggtaaaaaaaactatcatGACACTACAAAATTAACTGTACTTCCTTCCTTCGTCCTATCACAAGTGAATCACTTTCTTTATTGGGATGTTGTATCATAAGttagtcatttctcttttaagtaaaaaatcttttttcttactttattttctcacaTACTTCAATCTTTTCACTCCAActtttatctctcatactttattctctcaacTTTAACTCTTTAAATACTAATTTCATAAATCTTGTCCCCGAAAGAAGTGGCTGG is a window from the Salvia hispanica cultivar TCC Black 2014 chromosome 1, UniMelb_Shisp_WGS_1.0, whole genome shotgun sequence genome containing:
- the LOC125201884 gene encoding myb-related protein 308-like produces the protein MGRSPCCEKAHTNKGAWTKEEDDRLVAYIRAHGEGCWRSLPKAAGLLRCGKSCRLRWINYLRPDLKRGNFSQQEDELIIKLHSLLGNKWSLIAGRLPGRTDNEIKNYWNTHIRRKLVSRGIDPTTHRPMNEASASQQSKEESSEKCPDLNLDLRISPPHQQQKQEAFKMGTSSSTLCFACSLGIQNSKDCSCTNATNSRYDFLSGVLDCRRLEMK